From the genome of Stigmatella aurantiaca, one region includes:
- a CDS encoding ActD-like protein yields the protein MKSPHRTPDWLLERIALGELPPEELAAARARLAEEPDGAARLAALEEDSRRILAQHPPGRVAREVEARAARASRPEPLPQKAPRWRPWMPALALVPVLAAVFLMVRPSPSLPGVGPGEPLPEVTRIKGMKPQLGLHRLGATGPEPLAEGARAAARDVVQVSYVAAGHRFGAILSLDGRGAVTLHAPEHGLESVPLAPSGTHVLPHAYELDDAPAFERFIFVVSDSPFSLEAIAASARALAASDGARTAPLPLPVGFQQVSFLLEKSAP from the coding sequence ATGAAGTCCCCCCACCGCACCCCAGACTGGTTGCTGGAGCGCATTGCCCTGGGCGAGTTGCCCCCGGAGGAACTGGCCGCCGCGCGCGCCCGGCTGGCCGAGGAGCCCGATGGGGCGGCCCGGCTGGCCGCGCTCGAGGAGGACTCCCGGCGCATCCTGGCGCAGCACCCGCCCGGGCGCGTGGCGCGCGAGGTGGAGGCGCGCGCGGCCCGGGCCTCGCGCCCGGAGCCCCTGCCGCAGAAGGCGCCCCGGTGGCGCCCTTGGATGCCGGCCCTGGCGCTCGTGCCGGTGCTGGCCGCGGTCTTCCTGATGGTGCGTCCCAGCCCGTCGCTGCCCGGCGTCGGCCCCGGCGAGCCCCTGCCCGAGGTGACCCGCATCAAGGGGATGAAGCCCCAGCTCGGCCTTCACCGCCTGGGCGCAACCGGCCCGGAGCCGCTCGCCGAGGGCGCCCGCGCCGCGGCCCGTGACGTGGTGCAGGTCTCCTATGTAGCGGCGGGCCACCGCTTCGGCGCCATCCTCTCCCTGGATGGGCGGGGCGCCGTCACCCTCCATGCGCCCGAGCACGGTCTGGAGTCCGTGCCGCTCGCGCCCTCCGGGACCCATGTGCTGCCCCACGCCTACGAGCTCGATGATGCGCCGGCCTTCGAGCGGTTCATCTTCGTCGTCTCGGACAGCCCCTTCTCCCTGGAGGCGATTGCCGCCAGCGCCCGGGCGCTCGCCGCTTCGGATGGGGCGCGCACCGCGCCGCTGCCGCTTCCCGTAGGTTTTCAGCAGGTGTCCTTCCTTCTCGAAAAGAGTGCCCCATGA
- a CDS encoding caspase family protein: MSRVLLLVAALTASVAHAQPPVQVRRLALLVGVNDGGPGRERLRYAASDAQAFARVLGELGGVAPADRVMLLETGRAGLLEGLSRMRTLAESARVSGAHRVEVLLYYSGHSDDEGLLLQGERMDYGELRRALGGLPADVRIAVLDSCASGAFARRKGGSPRPAFLVDSGVQVKGQAILTSSSEDEASQESDRLGGSFFTHHLISGLRGAADVTRDGRVTLNEAYQFAFHETLARTERTQRGAQHPAYDIEMAGTGDLVMTDLRATSAGLILTEALEGRLYVRDEAGALVVELMKTAGRPAELGLAPGRYRVRRELGGAVSEADLVLTEGKGTPLAASVFRPVLSEATVSRGGPSQVEAEAPEASQGRVRVPFNASLVPGLSFNALVAGDAPVENTVAIGVVNDGTALRGAGLALGANVYAEETRGLAAAVALNMTGRRVEGTQLSVGFNYAGGAVDGVQASVGGNWAGGSVKVAQLGVGLNVATASVSGAQVSAGLNLAGGSVHGAQLTSGVNVTKESFEGVQLSSGFNVTRRDFHGVQLAAGVNWAGGALSGVQLSSGFNRAQNVEGLQLGLLNVGGDVTGAQIGLLNIGGVVKGTQVGLVNLAKEVHGVPVGLVSLVKEGQYHLEFWSSDIQLANVGVKLGGKHFYSTLVAGIGPDDRLQRFSLGFGLGGHIPVARRFWVDVDAVASTVHDRKEPFDSENLLAQARVMVGFQLFSRLAVFAGPTYNTYFAFSPEERRKVTTVKVSERPLGSDGTWQRWPGFQAGLRL; the protein is encoded by the coding sequence ATGAGCCGTGTTCTCTTGCTGGTGGCGGCGCTGACCGCGTCCGTGGCCCACGCGCAGCCGCCCGTTCAGGTGCGCCGGCTGGCGCTGCTGGTGGGCGTCAATGATGGGGGGCCCGGGCGTGAGCGCCTGCGCTATGCCGCCTCGGATGCCCAGGCCTTCGCCCGGGTGCTGGGAGAGCTGGGCGGGGTGGCCCCCGCCGACCGGGTGATGCTGCTGGAGACGGGGCGCGCCGGGTTGTTGGAGGGGCTCTCGCGCATGAGGACCCTGGCCGAGTCCGCCCGGGTGTCGGGCGCCCACCGGGTGGAGGTGCTCCTCTATTACTCGGGGCACTCGGATGACGAGGGGCTGCTGCTCCAGGGCGAGCGCATGGACTATGGCGAGCTGCGCCGCGCGCTGGGCGGCCTGCCCGCGGACGTGCGCATCGCGGTGCTGGACTCGTGCGCCTCGGGCGCCTTCGCGCGCCGCAAGGGCGGCTCCCCCCGGCCCGCCTTCCTGGTGGACTCCGGGGTCCAGGTGAAGGGCCAGGCCATCCTCACCTCGTCCAGCGAGGACGAGGCCTCCCAGGAGTCGGACCGGCTGGGCGGCTCCTTCTTCACCCACCACCTCATCTCCGGCCTGCGCGGCGCGGCGGACGTGACGCGCGATGGCCGGGTGACGCTCAACGAGGCCTACCAGTTCGCCTTCCACGAGACGCTGGCGCGCACCGAGCGGACGCAGCGCGGCGCCCAGCACCCGGCCTACGACATTGAGATGGCGGGCACGGGGGACCTGGTGATGACCGACCTGCGCGCCACCTCCGCCGGGCTGATTCTGACGGAGGCCCTGGAGGGCCGCCTCTACGTGCGCGACGAGGCGGGGGCGCTGGTGGTGGAGCTGATGAAGACGGCGGGCCGGCCCGCGGAGCTGGGGCTTGCCCCCGGGCGGTACCGGGTGCGGCGGGAGCTGGGCGGGGCGGTCTCCGAGGCGGACCTGGTGCTCACCGAGGGCAAGGGCACGCCGCTGGCGGCCTCCGTCTTCCGCCCCGTGCTGAGCGAGGCCACGGTGTCCCGGGGCGGCCCGTCCCAGGTGGAGGCCGAGGCACCCGAGGCGTCACAGGGCCGCGTGCGGGTGCCCTTCAACGCGAGCCTCGTGCCCGGGCTGAGCTTCAACGCGCTGGTGGCGGGGGATGCGCCGGTGGAGAACACCGTGGCCATCGGCGTGGTCAACGATGGCACCGCCCTGCGGGGCGCGGGCCTGGCGCTGGGGGCCAACGTGTACGCCGAGGAGACGCGGGGCCTGGCGGCCGCGGTGGCGCTGAACATGACGGGCCGCCGGGTGGAGGGGACGCAGCTGTCCGTGGGCTTCAATTACGCGGGCGGGGCGGTGGACGGGGTGCAGGCGTCGGTGGGCGGCAACTGGGCGGGCGGGAGCGTGAAGGTGGCGCAGCTCGGCGTGGGGCTGAACGTGGCCACCGCGAGCGTCTCCGGCGCGCAGGTGTCCGCGGGCCTGAACCTGGCGGGTGGGAGCGTCCACGGCGCGCAGCTCACCTCCGGGGTGAACGTGACGAAGGAATCCTTCGAGGGGGTCCAGCTGTCCTCCGGCTTCAACGTGACGCGCAGGGACTTCCACGGCGTTCAGCTGGCGGCGGGCGTGAACTGGGCGGGCGGCGCCCTGTCCGGGGTGCAGCTCAGCTCGGGGTTCAACCGCGCCCAGAACGTCGAGGGCCTGCAGCTGGGGCTCCTCAACGTGGGCGGAGACGTGACGGGCGCGCAGATCGGCCTGCTCAACATCGGCGGGGTGGTGAAGGGCACCCAGGTGGGGTTGGTCAACCTGGCGAAGGAGGTGCACGGGGTGCCGGTGGGGTTGGTGTCCCTCGTGAAGGAGGGGCAGTACCACCTGGAGTTCTGGTCGAGCGACATCCAGCTCGCCAACGTGGGGGTGAAGCTCGGCGGCAAGCACTTCTACTCCACGCTGGTGGCGGGCATCGGGCCGGATGACCGGTTGCAGCGCTTCAGCCTGGGCTTTGGCCTCGGGGGGCACATCCCCGTGGCGCGGCGCTTCTGGGTGGATGTGGATGCGGTGGCCAGCACCGTCCACGACCGCAAAGAGCCCTTCGACAGCGAGAACCTGCTGGCGCAGGCGCGGGTGATGGTGGGCTTCCAGCTCTTCTCGCGCCTGGCCGTCTTCGCCGGGCCCACCTACAACACCTACTTCGCGTTCTCGCCCGAGGAGCGGCGCAAGGTCACCACGGTGAAGGTGTCCGAGCGCCCGCTGGGCTCGGACGGCACGTGGCAGCGGTGGCCGGGCTTTCAGGCCGGCCTGCGCCTCTGA
- a CDS encoding DUF6748 domain-containing protein gives MNSRSLRLSALCLGLMAGCARSAAPESAPMTQPPKSSASPSDIPGQPAEADQTKPTAYLVKDSGIRCFAPPCPSFLAVLPGKSDADGIQIHEVDFSEVNATQDQKDSYMAEAGSLGGLKVEATISVRQKAGPAGDASVLRVRRVFE, from the coding sequence TTGAACTCCCGTTCTCTGCGGCTGTCCGCGCTGTGCCTTGGCCTGATGGCCGGGTGCGCGCGCTCCGCCGCTCCCGAGTCCGCCCCCATGACCCAGCCCCCGAAGTCCTCCGCCTCGCCCTCGGACATCCCCGGCCAGCCCGCGGAGGCGGATCAGACGAAGCCCACCGCCTACCTCGTGAAGGACAGCGGCATCCGCTGCTTCGCGCCCCCGTGCCCCTCCTTCCTCGCGGTGCTCCCGGGCAAGTCCGACGCGGACGGGATTCAGATTCACGAGGTGGACTTCTCGGAGGTGAACGCCACGCAGGACCAGAAGGACAGCTACATGGCCGAGGCGGGCAGCCTGGGCGGCCTGAAGGTGGAGGCCACCATCAGCGTGCGCCAGAAGGCGGGCCCTGCGGGGGACGCCTCGGTGCTGCGCGTGCGGCGGGTGTTCGAGTAG
- the dnaN gene encoding DNA polymerase III subunit beta: protein MEFRIAADELKKALYRAQGIVERKTTMPILANVLVNATKNGITVTAFDLDIGVVSEHPAEVAKPGAVTLNAKYIFDIVQNLPDAQVTLKKLANNYVDISSGSAHFKIVGMAAEEYPKLPKEENAPLVQVSGNTLLEMIKKTQFAISSDETRYILNGVYFEPQAGGKVRMVATDGHRLALIERELSGDFKLKGGVIIPRKGLMELKRLLDEAPDAECHLGFAENSALFKKPGLTMVMRLIDGQFPEYQRVIPKEGEKVVMVSKVRFLEGLKRIALLSADKSYAVRIGLEPNKLLITSNNPDLGEARDALDIAYKGGDITIGFNARYLIDVLTVTETDEVSFELGDEHSPGVLHAPGDRSFTAVVMPMRV from the coding sequence ATGGAATTCCGCATCGCCGCCGATGAGCTGAAGAAGGCCCTCTACCGTGCCCAGGGCATCGTGGAGCGCAAGACGACGATGCCCATCCTCGCCAACGTGCTCGTCAATGCCACCAAGAATGGCATCACCGTCACCGCGTTCGACCTGGACATCGGCGTCGTCTCCGAGCACCCCGCCGAGGTCGCCAAGCCGGGCGCCGTCACCCTGAACGCGAAGTACATCTTCGACATCGTCCAGAACCTTCCGGACGCGCAGGTGACGCTCAAGAAGCTGGCCAACAACTACGTGGACATCTCCAGCGGCTCGGCGCACTTCAAGATCGTCGGCATGGCCGCCGAGGAGTACCCCAAGCTGCCCAAGGAGGAGAACGCGCCCCTGGTGCAGGTCTCCGGCAACACGCTGCTGGAGATGATCAAGAAGACCCAGTTCGCCATCTCCTCGGACGAGACGCGCTACATCCTCAACGGCGTCTATTTCGAGCCCCAGGCGGGCGGCAAGGTGCGCATGGTGGCCACCGATGGGCACCGGCTGGCGCTCATCGAGCGCGAGCTCTCCGGGGACTTCAAGCTCAAGGGCGGCGTCATCATCCCCCGCAAGGGCCTGATGGAGCTCAAGCGCCTGCTGGACGAGGCGCCGGATGCCGAGTGCCACCTGGGCTTCGCGGAGAACTCGGCGCTGTTCAAGAAGCCGGGCCTCACCATGGTGATGCGGCTCATCGACGGCCAGTTCCCCGAGTACCAGCGCGTCATCCCCAAGGAAGGCGAGAAGGTGGTGATGGTCTCCAAGGTGCGCTTCCTGGAGGGCCTCAAGCGCATCGCCCTGCTGTCCGCGGACAAGAGCTACGCGGTGCGCATCGGGCTGGAGCCCAACAAGCTGCTCATCACCTCCAACAACCCGGACCTGGGCGAGGCGCGCGACGCGCTGGACATCGCCTACAAGGGCGGGGACATCACCATCGGCTTCAACGCGCGCTACCTCATCGACGTGCTCACCGTGACCGAGACGGACGAGGTGTCCTTCGAGCTGGGCGACGAGCACAGCCCGGGCGTGCTCCACGCGCCGGGCGACCGCAGCTTCACCGCCGTCGTCATGCCCATGCGCGTGTGA
- a CDS encoding CHAT domain-containing tetratricopeptide repeat protein: protein MRLFTGWMLAVFLCCAAESRASGTSLDARLVEAQADYDEAQQLKTARKYTEALVRAEHALTLRKAALGEMHPTVALCLNLLGNLHRRQGDFAQAEPLFLRALAIREATLGQDHPEAAYSLNSLAILYMEQGLYNKAEPLLLRALAIWESAFTEDTPDIAGARSNLAALYWKQGRYRQAEPLYLRALSTSEAAFGKDHPHAAGVLTNLATLYFDQGLYGQAAPLFQRAITILESAFGKTHLDLAVPLDNLAILYAQQGLYGSAESLHKRALTIMEANLDRNSPEVASSLNELASLYSRQGLYGQAEPLLRRSLAISERTFGKNHPDVASSLNNLADLHTEQGAYAKAMPLFRRSLSIREASLGKAHPDVADSLLNLASTYRQRGLYGRAEPLYQRSLDIMEMAAGQYHPFIAQLLTDFALSRLAQQRLPEALALFTRAFSISERRLRQEALGFSGSRLSSLLSHLRADEQMLYALLRAYPQDAHARNLALSAVLLLKGRSVAELAHISRSIDRNLGAEDHDTLEKLRGLRTQLAALSFSSPDTLPLKAYQQRLKALEEEGDSLEAELAGRSAHLRSLTALPSPSEIVARVAAALPQDSALIEFIAYRDRPLVPKPGTSPANVPSQLRYMALVLFPDGASHTVDLGPAAPIDRAALHLRDALAEQEASFQTIAQELYQRAFQPLIPLLGSTRHLVLAPDGQLGLIPFDALHDGQGFLLDSFDFTYLTSGRELLLRPWDGAAPSSVVVMADPNFTDSVTALDSHTTRSSPLAWFAVPPLSEMPRNGWVRLPGTRLEAQSIQRLLPQAQLFLGADASKDVLLRLPTPGILHLATHGFFLGDAPAFSDARGLASIDALAGAPPPQQEPLLNSGLVLAGAQASGAEAPGPEATLLTALEIAGLNLWGTQLVVLSGCDTGRGDVRLGQGVYGLRRALVAAGAETVLVSLWKVNDYATSVLMEAYYRNLLKGQGRATALREAMKSHRARYPHPHAWAPFIALGRNTPLRGITPALPQAPEPGASP, encoded by the coding sequence ATGCGGCTCTTTACCGGCTGGATGCTCGCGGTCTTCCTGTGCTGCGCGGCAGAAAGCAGGGCCAGCGGGACCAGCCTGGATGCACGGCTTGTAGAGGCGCAGGCCGACTACGACGAGGCCCAGCAGCTCAAGACCGCACGCAAGTACACAGAAGCCCTTGTACGTGCCGAGCATGCGCTCACCCTAAGGAAAGCAGCGCTCGGGGAGATGCATCCAACCGTTGCCCTCTGCCTGAACTTACTGGGCAATCTCCATCGAAGACAAGGAGACTTCGCTCAGGCCGAACCACTCTTCTTGCGCGCGCTTGCCATCCGCGAAGCCACTCTTGGCCAGGACCATCCTGAGGCTGCCTATTCGCTCAACAGCCTCGCCATCCTGTACATGGAGCAAGGGCTATACAATAAGGCCGAGCCTCTTCTCTTGCGTGCGCTCGCCATTTGGGAATCAGCTTTCACGGAAGACACCCCAGACATCGCGGGTGCACGCAGCAACCTTGCTGCCCTCTACTGGAAACAGGGACGGTATCGCCAGGCAGAACCTCTCTACCTGCGCGCGCTTTCCACCAGTGAGGCCGCCTTTGGCAAGGACCACCCTCACGCTGCTGGTGTACTTACCAACCTCGCCACGCTTTATTTTGATCAGGGCCTTTATGGCCAGGCTGCCCCCCTGTTTCAACGCGCGATTACCATCCTTGAGAGCGCCTTCGGCAAGACCCACCTTGACCTTGCAGTTCCACTCGACAACCTCGCCATCCTTTACGCTCAACAAGGCCTGTATGGCTCAGCAGAATCCCTCCACAAGCGCGCACTTACCATTATGGAAGCCAACCTGGACAGGAACAGTCCAGAAGTTGCCAGTTCGCTCAACGAACTCGCCTCGCTCTACTCCCGGCAGGGCCTGTATGGCCAAGCCGAGCCGCTCCTCCGGCGCTCCCTTGCCATTTCGGAGCGGACCTTTGGCAAGAACCATCCCGACGTCGCCAGCTCACTCAACAACCTTGCCGACTTACACACCGAGCAAGGCGCCTATGCCAAGGCCATGCCGCTCTTCCGGCGCTCTCTGTCCATCCGGGAGGCCTCTCTTGGCAAGGCTCATCCCGATGTCGCAGATTCGCTCCTCAATCTTGCCAGCACCTACAGGCAGCGAGGACTGTACGGCCGGGCCGAGCCCCTCTATCAGCGCTCGCTCGACATCATGGAAATGGCCGCGGGCCAGTACCATCCCTTCATCGCTCAATTGCTGACGGACTTCGCCCTGTCCCGTCTGGCGCAGCAGCGCCTTCCGGAGGCATTGGCGCTCTTCACACGTGCCTTCTCCATTTCCGAGCGGCGCCTTCGTCAAGAAGCCCTTGGCTTCTCAGGCTCACGCCTTTCCAGCCTTCTTTCGCATCTGCGCGCGGACGAGCAGATGCTCTACGCACTGCTGCGCGCGTATCCCCAGGACGCTCACGCGCGCAACCTGGCCCTGAGTGCCGTGCTGTTGCTCAAGGGCCGCTCCGTTGCGGAACTGGCCCATATCTCCCGCTCCATTGACCGCAACCTGGGCGCGGAGGACCACGACACTCTTGAGAAACTCCGGGGCTTGCGCACCCAGTTGGCCGCCCTCTCCTTCTCAAGCCCTGATACGCTTCCCCTAAAAGCCTACCAGCAGCGCCTCAAGGCACTGGAAGAGGAGGGAGACTCACTCGAAGCGGAGCTGGCCGGACGCTCGGCCCACTTGCGCTCCCTCACCGCCTTGCCATCCCCCTCCGAGATTGTTGCCCGCGTCGCAGCCGCCCTTCCTCAGGACAGCGCGCTGATCGAGTTCATCGCCTACCGGGACCGTCCCTTGGTCCCCAAACCCGGCACGTCACCTGCGAACGTCCCCAGCCAGCTGCGCTACATGGCGCTGGTGCTCTTCCCGGATGGCGCTTCTCACACGGTGGACCTGGGCCCCGCTGCGCCCATCGACCGCGCCGCCTTACATCTGAGGGACGCACTGGCAGAGCAAGAAGCCTCCTTCCAAACCATTGCCCAAGAGCTTTACCAGCGGGCCTTCCAGCCTCTGATTCCGCTGTTAGGTTCCACCCGGCACCTCGTTCTCGCTCCCGATGGACAGTTGGGGCTTATCCCTTTTGACGCCCTTCACGATGGCCAGGGCTTTCTCCTGGACTCCTTTGACTTCACCTATCTCACATCCGGCCGAGAGCTATTGCTGCGCCCATGGGACGGCGCGGCCCCCTCCTCCGTGGTGGTCATGGCCGATCCCAACTTCACGGACTCCGTTACCGCTCTCGATTCCCACACCACGCGCTCCAGCCCACTCGCATGGTTTGCCGTTCCTCCGCTCTCCGAAATGCCTCGAAACGGCTGGGTACGGTTGCCGGGGACCCGGCTGGAAGCCCAGAGTATTCAACGCCTGCTGCCTCAAGCTCAGCTCTTTCTCGGCGCGGATGCATCCAAGGACGTGCTGCTGCGCTTGCCCACCCCGGGCATTCTTCACCTGGCTACCCATGGATTTTTCTTGGGCGACGCACCCGCCTTCTCAGACGCTCGGGGCTTGGCCTCCATCGATGCACTGGCTGGCGCCCCCCCGCCACAACAGGAGCCACTGCTGAACTCCGGCCTCGTCCTGGCAGGCGCACAGGCCTCGGGCGCTGAAGCCCCTGGCCCCGAGGCCACCTTGCTCACCGCGCTGGAAATAGCGGGACTGAACCTATGGGGCACACAGCTCGTCGTTCTCTCCGGCTGTGATACCGGCCGGGGCGACGTCCGCCTAGGACAAGGCGTCTACGGCCTGCGCCGCGCCTTGGTGGCGGCGGGCGCCGAAACGGTGCTCGTCAGCCTCTGGAAGGTCAACGACTACGCCACGAGCGTGCTCATGGAGGCTTACTATCGCAACCTCTTGAAGGGACAGGGCCGCGCCACCGCGCTGCGAGAGGCCATGAAATCCCACAGGGCACGCTATCCCCATCCGCACGCATGGGCGCCCTTCATCGCGCTGGGCCGTAATACCCCGCTGCGCGGAATCACTCCCGCCCTGCCTCAGGCACCGGAGCCCGGCGCCTCCCCCTGA
- a CDS encoding toxin-antitoxin system YwqK family antitoxin, translating to MKLYPRTFTTLTVALLTASPALAMDKRQADALCASWKLECPAGATASGGPKDPAGTLECRAVKKGRPVLHGPSVTCADGEGQSWGDYQDGKKQGRHVTLNSDGSWSEENFAGGKLEGRSVEYDARGQLLSEAFFQAGKRHGPSRTYSQGVLTSEETWEKGRKVKKPGKASRQE from the coding sequence ATGAAGTTGTACCCGCGCACATTCACGACACTGACCGTCGCCTTGCTGACGGCCTCGCCCGCGCTGGCCATGGACAAGCGTCAGGCGGACGCCCTCTGTGCCTCCTGGAAGCTGGAGTGCCCCGCGGGCGCCACCGCCTCGGGTGGCCCCAAGGACCCGGCGGGCACGCTGGAGTGCCGCGCGGTGAAGAAGGGCCGGCCCGTGCTGCACGGCCCCTCGGTGACGTGCGCGGACGGCGAGGGCCAGAGCTGGGGGGACTATCAGGACGGCAAGAAGCAGGGCCGCCACGTCACCCTGAACTCGGATGGCTCCTGGTCGGAAGAGAACTTCGCGGGGGGCAAGCTGGAGGGCCGCTCGGTGGAGTACGACGCCCGGGGCCAGCTCCTCTCCGAGGCCTTCTTCCAGGCCGGCAAGCGGCATGGGCCCTCGCGCACCTACTCCCAGGGCGTGCTGACGTCGGAGGAGACGTGGGAGAAGGGCCGGAAGGTAAAGAAGCCAGGAAAGGCTTCTCGACAAGAGTAA
- a CDS encoding DUSAM domain-containing protein — translation MAVKIDWDPIRALSQRVLEQKEPLVLTSDVRALLRRSAREVAIPAKDAEKALRSIPTAVTLLRKIKSRIWGGSWRLIDAERRADRLRDAGNLKGAREQIVQVLAVETVPLYRKHAKNALARIDRLQKVAASGRVDPKLSEHSQLFILLHRIHQGKPLNLTRGMRAFLRNAAAEVAIREEETEEALASPEGAGLLLQKIVERRRKGTKRLERTLLRMMTLRDAGDLEGARQQLRDLLAVEVVPVYRQAAEENLAGLDEPPPG, via the coding sequence ATGGCAGTCAAGATTGACTGGGATCCAATCCGTGCTCTGTCGCAGCGAGTGCTGGAGCAGAAAGAACCCCTGGTACTTACAAGCGATGTGCGAGCCCTGCTGCGGCGTTCCGCACGGGAAGTGGCGATCCCTGCCAAGGATGCAGAGAAAGCCCTTCGCAGCATTCCCACGGCCGTCACCCTCCTGCGAAAGATCAAAAGCCGCATCTGGGGCGGTTCATGGCGTCTGATCGATGCAGAGCGCCGCGCCGACCGCCTGCGAGACGCGGGGAACCTCAAGGGAGCACGTGAACAGATAGTGCAGGTGCTCGCGGTCGAGACCGTTCCGCTCTACCGCAAGCACGCCAAAAACGCGCTCGCCAGAATAGACCGGCTCCAAAAGGTTGCAGCCAGTGGGCGGGTGGATCCGAAGCTCTCCGAGCACTCCCAGCTCTTCATCCTTCTGCACCGCATCCATCAGGGCAAACCGCTGAATCTCACTAGGGGAATGCGAGCCTTCCTGCGCAATGCCGCCGCAGAGGTGGCCATCCGCGAGGAGGAGACGGAAGAGGCCCTTGCCAGTCCTGAGGGTGCAGGGCTCTTGCTTCAAAAGATCGTGGAGCGCAGGCGAAAAGGAACGAAGCGGCTTGAGCGTACCCTCTTGCGAATGATGACCCTTCGGGATGCAGGAGACCTCGAAGGAGCACGCCAGCAGCTGCGCGACTTGCTGGCCGTGGAAGTCGTTCCGGTCTACCGCCAGGCCGCCGAGGAGAACCTCGCGGGCCTGGATGAACCGCCTCCGGGTTAG
- a CDS encoding MlaE family ABC transporter permease, translated as MAVVRQRLEVLGAMAVMTGRVFSRAVRPPYDWGALVYHTEFLGVRSMPIALLTSTFAGLVISLQFGFFLSRFGVQYTVGRVVVLTLFRELAPVLTALTVGARIGSGMAAELGAMTVTEQVDAIRALGADPLRKLVVPRVLACLLVMPTLTVLADVIGLGAGALVVNMQYGISFELFFQGALDAVLMTDFVSGVIKGAIFGVIIGLVGCFKGLTVEGGTEGVGRATTQTVAITSVSVCLADFFITKITLYF; from the coding sequence ATGGCGGTGGTGCGCCAGCGGCTGGAGGTGCTCGGGGCCATGGCGGTGATGACCGGCCGCGTCTTCTCGCGCGCGGTGCGCCCGCCCTACGACTGGGGCGCGCTCGTCTACCACACCGAGTTCCTGGGCGTGCGCTCCATGCCCATCGCCCTGCTGACCTCCACGTTCGCGGGCCTGGTCATCTCGCTCCAGTTCGGCTTCTTCCTGTCGCGCTTCGGCGTGCAGTACACCGTGGGGCGCGTCGTCGTCCTCACGCTGTTCCGGGAGCTGGCCCCGGTGCTCACCGCGCTCACGGTGGGCGCGCGCATCGGCTCGGGCATGGCCGCGGAGCTGGGCGCCATGACGGTGACCGAGCAGGTGGATGCCATCCGCGCGCTGGGCGCGGACCCCTTGCGCAAGCTGGTGGTGCCCCGGGTGCTTGCGTGCCTGCTGGTGATGCCTACGCTCACGGTGCTGGCGGACGTCATCGGCCTGGGGGCCGGGGCGCTCGTGGTCAACATGCAGTACGGCATCTCCTTCGAGCTGTTCTTCCAGGGCGCGCTGGACGCGGTGCTGATGACGGACTTCGTGTCCGGCGTCATCAAGGGCGCCATCTTCGGGGTCATCATCGGCCTGGTGGGCTGCTTCAAGGGGCTCACCGTCGAGGGCGGCACCGAGGGCGTGGGCCGCGCCACCACGCAGACGGTGGCCATCACCTCCGTGTCCGTGTGTCTGGCGGACTTCTTCATCACCAAGATTACCCTCTACTTCTAG
- a CDS encoding ABC transporter ATP-binding protein: protein MSSPNDSSRLNFRQPTPGEELIRFEHLKKTFGPKRVYDDLDLSVYAGETLVVMGGSGTGKSVLLKCLIGLLYPDAGRIHFQGQDLTDFDEEDFRAVRKHVAMVFQGAALFDSLTVGENVAYPLREHFPEMPQEEIARRVAEKLSWVDLPGTEAMMPSDMSGGMRKRVGLARAIATDPEVILWDEPTTGLDPVTTQNINTMINSMKQRLGCTSIVVTHDMLSAFEVADRLAMLADRRIVQVGSPEEIRHSTVPQVRAFMEARRTELGIGKVAS from the coding sequence ATGTCCTCGCCCAACGACTCCTCGCGTCTGAACTTCCGCCAGCCCACCCCGGGGGAAGAGCTCATCCGGTTCGAGCACCTGAAGAAGACCTTCGGCCCGAAGCGCGTGTACGACGACCTGGACCTGTCGGTGTACGCCGGGGAGACGTTGGTGGTGATGGGCGGCTCGGGCACGGGCAAGAGCGTGCTGCTCAAGTGCCTCATTGGCCTCTTGTACCCGGACGCGGGGCGCATCCACTTCCAGGGCCAGGACCTGACGGACTTCGACGAGGAGGACTTCCGGGCCGTGCGCAAGCACGTGGCCATGGTGTTCCAGGGCGCGGCGCTGTTCGACTCGCTCACGGTGGGCGAGAACGTGGCCTACCCCCTGCGCGAGCACTTCCCGGAGATGCCGCAGGAGGAGATTGCCCGCCGCGTGGCGGAGAAGCTGTCGTGGGTGGATCTGCCGGGGACCGAAGCGATGATGCCCTCGGACATGTCCGGTGGCATGCGCAAGCGCGTGGGGCTGGCGCGCGCCATCGCCACGGACCCGGAGGTCATCCTGTGGGACGAGCCCACCACGGGTTTGGATCCGGTGACCACGCAGAACATCAACACGATGATTAACTCGATGAAGCAGCGCCTGGGGTGCACCTCCATTGTCGTCACGCACGACATGTTGAGTGCCTTCGAGGTGGCGGACCGCCTGGCCATGCTGGCGGACCGGCGCATCGTGCAGGTGGGCTCGCCCGAGGAGATCCGTCACTCGACGGTGCCTCAGGTGCGGGCGTTCATGGAAGCGCGGCGGACGGAGTTGGGGATAGGGAAGGTGGCGTCATGA